In the Pyrolobus fumarii 1A genome, one interval contains:
- a CDS encoding HIT family protein: MTDCIFCRIVRGDIPAHKIYEDEKVVAFLDIYPINPGHTLIVPKEHYERLDQVPPETLDAMIRAAARIAPAILRATGATGYNVVVNVGKSAGQEIMHVHLHVIPRREGDGCHIMHCARSKPSNEELAKTAEAIRRELGG, encoded by the coding sequence GTGACGGACTGCATCTTCTGCCGCATTGTACGCGGCGATATACCTGCCCACAAGATATACGAGGACGAGAAGGTTGTTGCATTCCTCGACATATATCCGATAAACCCTGGCCACACTCTCATAGTGCCGAAGGAGCACTACGAGAGACTGGATCAGGTGCCGCCCGAGACTCTCGACGCAATGATAAGAGCCGCTGCACGTATAGCACCGGCTATCCTGCGCGCCACTGGGGCCACCGGTTACAACGTGGTCGTGAACGTGGGTAAGAGTGCTGGACAGGAGATTATGCACGTTCACCTGCATGTTATCCCCCGTCGTGAGGGCGACGGTTGCCACATCATGCATTGCGCAAGGAGCAAACCCAGCAACGAAGAGCTTGCCAAAACCGCTGAAGCCATTCGCCGAGAGCTTGGAGGCTGA
- a CDS encoding V-type ATPase 116kDa subunit family protein codes for MLIARGAAEVTILVPRDKLTSAVKAILESGAFHPKPIEAGEEAATEKGQVQRLLSEAENLAQRIRAYLTSVGELPEPGEAHLGEVRDWVSKAEEVIREAEELDSKLDPVLKKLTELRTPGSELAEAAEVAKAYSWLDFDLSQLRDLKHLRVRLLRVPHRHVERFVKLAEEEPIYVIVAEDYEPLNALVIAIYPEEYEVVINHLAGETDASEVVLPSNIPQNLAKAAEHFAKLEEELVEEIKRNVPKLKELLAKLLTVREALRVLLGSLETRLFTVLSGYVPHNEVKKFANMVVEATGNTAIVTASGYVRMEEEVETPAIVKVPKPLKPFEMLMSSYGFPRPRAVSPLILMAITFPLIFGMAFPDLGHGLVLFLLGLYMRKRGEFLGFARGEGVRQLGTLLLYLGFTAMVFGFLAAEFFGPLTSEWLIHLWCSMGYDKPPYATPLYAAHVLHSFEELSKEMGPIQALNAICPALAQKVLEELGPNPAPEQVKHFVEAYVGANIMTTAVYFSMYVSLLLGTLLLTLTSIFGLYTYIVMGEKAEAVVSGLSKTLIFGGVFIAFLSSLAFLPRDAIRLSGYLLALTAGLTEVGGRNVAESLSELVRMHGGDPGIYLGLIQPLMALMIYSGLAIAFIGKIVETVHHGGGIGAALGNAALELFDLLLIAMGNTLSFLRIFALALAHSSLMYGFYAISLLAGPALPIIYVLANLLVIGMEAIVAFAHTLRLHYYEMFSKFFFATGKPFQPVRAYARIG; via the coding sequence ATGCTCATAGCCAGGGGGGCGGCAGAGGTAACTATACTCGTACCTCGCGACAAGCTGACCAGCGCGGTAAAGGCTATACTTGAGAGTGGCGCGTTCCACCCAAAGCCTATCGAGGCTGGCGAGGAGGCTGCCACAGAGAAGGGTCAGGTCCAGAGGTTGCTTAGCGAGGCCGAGAACCTAGCTCAGAGGATTCGCGCCTACCTGACCAGCGTAGGCGAGCTACCGGAGCCTGGCGAGGCGCACCTCGGGGAGGTGCGCGATTGGGTATCGAAAGCTGAGGAGGTTATCAGGGAGGCTGAGGAGCTGGACTCCAAGTTGGACCCCGTGCTGAAGAAGCTGACAGAGCTACGCACCCCTGGCAGCGAGCTTGCCGAGGCGGCTGAGGTCGCCAAGGCCTATAGCTGGCTTGATTTCGACCTCTCGCAGCTACGCGACTTGAAGCACTTGCGTGTCCGCCTGCTGAGAGTCCCACATAGACACGTGGAGCGCTTTGTGAAACTTGCCGAGGAGGAGCCCATATACGTCATCGTCGCCGAGGATTATGAGCCGCTCAACGCGCTAGTCATAGCGATATACCCCGAGGAATACGAGGTGGTCATCAACCATCTTGCCGGTGAGACCGACGCGTCAGAAGTAGTGCTCCCATCCAACATACCACAGAACCTAGCCAAGGCAGCCGAACACTTCGCCAAGCTCGAGGAGGAGCTAGTCGAGGAGATAAAGCGCAACGTGCCCAAACTAAAGGAGCTACTAGCCAAGCTGCTTACGGTGCGCGAGGCACTCAGAGTCCTCCTGGGGAGCCTCGAGACCAGACTATTCACCGTGCTAAGCGGCTACGTGCCACACAACGAGGTTAAGAAGTTCGCAAACATGGTTGTAGAGGCTACCGGCAACACAGCCATAGTGACTGCCAGCGGCTATGTGAGGATGGAAGAGGAGGTAGAGACGCCAGCAATCGTCAAAGTACCAAAGCCGCTAAAGCCATTCGAGATGCTAATGTCGAGCTACGGCTTCCCAAGGCCCCGCGCCGTCTCCCCACTAATACTAATGGCTATAACCTTCCCGTTGATCTTCGGCATGGCATTCCCAGATCTAGGCCACGGTCTAGTGCTATTCCTGCTAGGCCTCTATATGAGGAAGAGGGGCGAGTTCCTCGGCTTCGCCAGAGGCGAGGGTGTACGCCAGCTAGGCACCCTCCTGCTATACCTAGGCTTCACCGCCATGGTCTTCGGCTTCCTCGCAGCAGAGTTCTTCGGCCCACTAACATCAGAGTGGCTCATACACCTATGGTGCAGCATGGGCTACGACAAGCCGCCCTACGCGACACCACTGTACGCCGCCCACGTGCTTCACTCCTTCGAGGAGCTAAGCAAAGAGATGGGGCCAATACAGGCGCTCAACGCCATCTGCCCAGCGCTCGCACAGAAAGTCCTCGAGGAGCTAGGCCCCAACCCAGCCCCCGAGCAGGTCAAGCACTTCGTAGAGGCGTATGTGGGCGCCAATATAATGACAACAGCTGTCTACTTCTCCATGTACGTGTCGCTACTACTGGGTACACTGCTGCTAACACTCACGAGCATATTCGGCCTCTACACCTACATCGTCATGGGCGAGAAGGCCGAGGCCGTAGTCTCAGGTCTGTCGAAGACGCTGATATTCGGCGGCGTCTTCATAGCGTTCCTATCCAGCCTAGCGTTCCTACCAAGAGACGCTATACGCCTAAGCGGCTACCTGCTAGCACTGACAGCAGGCCTAACGGAGGTAGGAGGTAGGAACGTAGCAGAGTCTCTCAGCGAGCTTGTTAGGATGCACGGCGGCGATCCGGGCATCTACCTAGGCCTAATCCAGCCGCTAATGGCACTGATGATATACTCTGGTCTAGCCATAGCCTTCATCGGCAAGATAGTGGAGACCGTGCACCATGGTGGCGGTATCGGCGCAGCGCTCGGCAATGCCGCACTAGAGCTCTTCGACCTACTACTGATAGCCATGGGCAACACGCTAAGCTTCCTGCGAATCTTCGCACTAGCCCTAGCACACAGCTCGCTAATGTACGGATTCTATGCTATCTCGCTGCTCGCTGGCCCAGCGCTACCAATAATCTACGTGCTAGCCAACCTGCTAGTCATCGGCATGGAGGCTATAGTGGCGTTTGCGCACACGCTGAGGCTCCACTACTACGAGATGTTCAGCAAGTTCTTCTTCGCCACCGGGAAGCCATTCCAGCCTGTGCGCGCCTACGCCAGGATAGGCTGA
- a CDS encoding SDR family oxidoreductase: MHLGLKGKRVLVTASTRGIGFAIAKLFGLEGAHVCISSRSEENVRNALLKLRQLGVDACGIPADLTRRVDVERLVEQAVEVLGGLDILVYNTGGPKPGKFMDVELDDWEYAVRLLLLSAVWVTRFSLSHLLRGRDPAIVYVASVAIREPIPDLVLSNTVRISLAGLVRSLARELGPKGVRVNAVLPGLTRTERVLEIARRRAEASGKSLEEVLAEMAKDIPLGRMAEPEEVARVVVFLASPAASFVNGAVVPVDGGLLRSVF, from the coding sequence GTGCACCTAGGGCTTAAGGGCAAGAGGGTTCTGGTAACAGCATCTACACGAGGAATCGGCTTTGCAATTGCAAAGCTCTTCGGGCTTGAGGGTGCACACGTCTGCATATCCTCTAGGAGCGAGGAGAACGTCCGAAACGCTCTCCTAAAGCTTCGCCAGCTTGGAGTAGATGCTTGCGGCATTCCAGCTGATTTAACACGCCGGGTTGACGTGGAGAGGCTCGTAGAGCAGGCTGTGGAAGTGCTGGGAGGTCTCGACATACTGGTGTATAACACTGGCGGCCCTAAACCAGGCAAGTTCATGGATGTGGAACTGGACGATTGGGAGTATGCTGTAAGACTTCTGCTCCTTAGCGCAGTGTGGGTGACAAGATTCTCTCTTAGCCACCTGCTGCGGGGACGTGACCCTGCCATTGTGTATGTCGCATCGGTTGCTATACGCGAGCCTATACCCGACCTCGTGCTGTCCAACACGGTGAGGATCTCGCTGGCTGGGCTCGTACGTAGTTTGGCGAGAGAGCTTGGTCCCAAGGGCGTGCGTGTAAACGCCGTCCTGCCAGGCTTAACGAGGACGGAGAGAGTGCTAGAGATCGCTAGGAGGAGGGCCGAGGCTAGCGGCAAGAGCCTTGAAGAGGTGCTGGCGGAGATGGCCAAGGATATACCCTTGGGCCGCATGGCCGAGCCCGAGGAGGTTGCCAGAGTAGTCGTGTTCCTCGCATCACCGGCGGCGAGCTTTGTAAACGGTGCCGTTGTGCCCGTCGATGGGGGCCTCTTACGGAGCGTGTTCTAA
- a CDS encoding SIS domain-containing protein: MNGFEQLRDAYLSWPSLARESLEEGANAASKAPGAYACVDEVVVCGVGGSGVVGEYLQKVSDIYGGVPISVAKSTLAPRRAGRRTLALGVSFSGTTVETIKCVEAAADAGALVAVVSGKGPLASRAEARGWVYMRVPQGPAARSMFAALFYTALGFLRGLGLVSVPRGEVEASITALADAKIEDEAVKTAEVLRGSKLVVVTAGWELAPVATRAVQELAENSKKVGIPVYTPEALHNFIESVDVLGTIEGARVLALDWKGYTARKLYDHLVSKLSSVVGTVRVSIEQAGVLQALAWSTLFVGLASIHLARIEGADPQQIPKIKEARKVAESL, translated from the coding sequence TTGAACGGTTTCGAGCAGCTGCGAGACGCGTACTTGTCGTGGCCCTCGCTTGCTCGTGAATCGCTCGAAGAGGGGGCTAACGCGGCCTCCAAGGCGCCGGGAGCCTACGCCTGCGTAGACGAGGTCGTTGTGTGTGGTGTTGGAGGCTCTGGCGTTGTAGGCGAGTACCTACAGAAGGTGAGCGACATCTATGGCGGTGTGCCCATCAGCGTTGCGAAGTCTACACTGGCGCCGAGAAGAGCGGGAAGAAGAACGCTGGCCCTAGGTGTAAGCTTCTCCGGCACCACGGTCGAGACGATAAAGTGCGTTGAGGCTGCTGCTGACGCTGGCGCGCTTGTCGCGGTAGTGTCGGGCAAGGGGCCTCTAGCGTCACGTGCCGAGGCGCGCGGATGGGTCTACATGAGGGTGCCCCAGGGCCCAGCAGCACGCTCCATGTTTGCAGCTCTCTTCTACACCGCGCTTGGCTTCCTACGCGGCCTGGGCCTAGTATCCGTGCCACGCGGCGAAGTGGAAGCCTCCATAACGGCGCTGGCCGACGCCAAGATAGAAGATGAGGCCGTCAAAACAGCTGAGGTGTTACGCGGCTCTAAGCTAGTGGTTGTAACTGCTGGCTGGGAGCTAGCCCCTGTGGCCACACGGGCGGTTCAGGAACTGGCGGAGAACTCGAAGAAGGTAGGTATACCCGTCTATACACCCGAAGCGCTACACAACTTCATAGAGAGCGTCGATGTGCTCGGCACTATTGAGGGTGCTAGGGTGCTGGCGCTCGACTGGAAGGGGTACACGGCTAGGAAGCTCTACGACCACCTGGTATCCAAGCTGTCTAGCGTGGTTGGCACGGTGAGGGTGAGTATCGAGCAGGCAGGTGTACTACAAGCGTTGGCGTGGAGCACGCTGTTCGTCGGGTTGGCTAGCATACACCTTGCGAGGATAGAGGGCGCGGATCCGCAACAGATACCGAAGATCAAGGAGGCTCGCAAGGTTGCGGAGAGTCTCTAG
- a CDS encoding V-type ATP synthase subunit F, with product MPEKRIAVIADEYTATAFRLIGVEAYVAKDSGEARKILQKLLESTEVGVILVSNEYADAVKDIVEKIGDERSDVVVAMLPTLKSPGKPVDMRRLLLQALGFGG from the coding sequence TTGCCTGAGAAGAGGATAGCCGTGATAGCCGACGAGTATACCGCCACGGCCTTCCGCCTTATAGGCGTTGAGGCCTACGTCGCTAAGGATAGTGGCGAGGCCCGCAAGATACTACAGAAGCTATTGGAGTCGACAGAGGTTGGCGTGATACTGGTTTCCAACGAGTATGCGGATGCTGTCAAGGACATCGTTGAGAAAATCGGGGATGAGCGCAGCGATGTTGTCGTAGCGATGCTCCCGACTCTGAAGAGCCCAGGCAAGCCGGTAGACATGAGAAGACTTCTTCTCCAGGCGCTCGGCTTCGGCGGGTAG
- a CDS encoding nucleotidyltransferase, whose product MPYTLEDLARIMRVLSDAGVKATIIGSTVVQLEMRSKELEEDVDLFVEEPSPFIEEDFYRELARKNGWGFGQTWLGTPALIVRTGDKEIIVELYENIYDFYVPPEVLQRAPRKNIRGVEVKVLRVEDYALLKAKAGRDEDMSDLEELATLVKSGEVSFDRRLVRESIQYFPEEDQKLMEKRLKKVGLIE is encoded by the coding sequence ATGCCCTATACGCTTGAAGACCTGGCGCGAATAATGCGTGTGTTGAGCGACGCGGGGGTAAAAGCGACGATAATTGGTAGCACTGTAGTGCAGCTCGAGATGCGTAGTAAGGAGCTTGAAGAGGATGTAGACTTGTTTGTCGAGGAGCCTAGCCCGTTCATTGAGGAGGATTTCTACAGAGAGCTGGCGCGTAAGAATGGATGGGGCTTCGGTCAGACATGGCTAGGGACTCCGGCCCTCATAGTTAGGACGGGTGACAAGGAGATTATCGTGGAGCTCTATGAGAACATCTACGACTTCTATGTGCCGCCGGAGGTGTTGCAGCGCGCGCCACGCAAGAACATACGTGGTGTTGAAGTAAAGGTCTTGAGGGTAGAGGATTACGCGCTGCTTAAGGCGAAGGCTGGGCGCGACGAGGATATGTCCGACCTTGAGGAGCTGGCGACCCTCGTCAAGAGTGGTGAAGTGAGCTTCGACCGCAGGCTCGTGAGGGAGAGCATCCAGTACTTCCCGGAGGAGGACCAGAAGCTGATGGAGAAACGGTTGAAGAAGGTTGGATTGATAGAGTAA
- a CDS encoding CdvA-like protein yields MVRALFIDMLEGRVGAEVYDPYRRKLGILVSFDSEVDGRVTKVSVLLYGSGEIRDYAPDAIEIEGDRIIVKPAWKTFAEKTRESYKRAVRRMKHLEEMYHKKEIPAQVYREFAKRLEKEIRKLRDQLTKVREMIQKRKRELEIERDMVIRSKTALRLSFLSGEIRPDAYRTAFEKLKDIEESIELEWKDLEETLKKLDEFEEVKISNEQKKIEEETAVAPSAAQPIPVKIIE; encoded by the coding sequence TTGGTACGCGCACTCTTCATAGACATGCTAGAGGGCAGAGTTGGCGCCGAAGTATATGACCCGTACCGTAGGAAGCTCGGCATCCTTGTCAGCTTCGACAGCGAGGTTGACGGTAGAGTCACAAAGGTGTCGGTGCTCCTCTACGGCTCCGGCGAGATTCGAGACTATGCACCAGACGCTATTGAGATTGAGGGTGACCGTATCATAGTGAAGCCTGCTTGGAAGACATTTGCGGAGAAGACAAGGGAGAGCTACAAGAGAGCAGTCAGGAGGATGAAGCACCTAGAGGAGATGTACCACAAGAAGGAGATCCCAGCACAAGTGTACCGCGAGTTTGCAAAGAGACTGGAGAAGGAGATCAGAAAGCTACGCGACCAGCTGACAAAGGTTCGTGAAATGATACAGAAGAGGAAGAGAGAGCTGGAGATCGAGCGCGACATGGTGATACGCTCTAAGACGGCCCTCCGCCTATCCTTCCTTAGCGGCGAAATACGCCCAGACGCGTACAGAACAGCCTTTGAGAAACTCAAGGACATTGAGGAGAGTATCGAACTCGAATGGAAGGACCTAGAGGAGACGTTAAAGAAGCTCGACGAGTTCGAAGAGGTCAAGATCAGCAACGAACAGAAGAAAATAGAGGAAGAGACTGCAGTCGCGCCCTCAGCGGCTCAGCCGATACCAGTGAAGATCATAGAGTGA
- a CDS encoding 3-isopropylmalate dehydratase large subunit, which translates to MRGTLTELILSKHVKEGRVEPGEVITARVDRVIFHDLTGYHVIEVMEKAGKTEPWDPSKIVVAFDHLVPAPTVRAAEVQKKTREWALKHGVIFRDVGHGILHQVVVDEGLVEPGQVVIGADSHTNTAGAVGAFATGMGASDVAYAALFGEVWMRVPEPIRVELKGSLKPPVTTKDLVLKMLGDHGAGFANYKALEFVGEAVKTLSIEDRMTVANMTTEMGAKVGLFPSDEVTIDYYQSLGKSVKRLEPAPNAEYTDTLEYDLSSLEPMVAVPPRVDNVKPVTEVEGVEVDQVFIGSCTNGRLSDLEAAARILKGRKVHPRVRCIVIAASRKIYEEALKRGIVEVLTEAGCLVTWGTCGPCIGGHYGVLGPDEVGVFTSNRNFRGRTGHPTAKTYLASPYVAAASAIEGKIADPRRYL; encoded by the coding sequence TTGAGAGGAACCCTCACAGAGCTCATACTATCCAAGCATGTAAAGGAGGGGCGCGTCGAACCAGGGGAAGTGATAACGGCACGAGTCGACCGTGTGATATTCCACGACCTGACAGGCTACCACGTTATCGAGGTTATGGAGAAGGCTGGGAAGACCGAACCCTGGGACCCGTCAAAGATTGTAGTCGCGTTTGACCATCTTGTGCCAGCACCCACTGTCAGGGCAGCCGAGGTTCAAAAGAAGACGCGAGAGTGGGCACTAAAACACGGCGTGATATTCCGTGACGTTGGACACGGCATTCTACACCAGGTTGTGGTCGACGAGGGTCTAGTAGAGCCAGGCCAGGTTGTCATAGGCGCCGACAGCCACACCAATACTGCTGGTGCTGTTGGGGCATTCGCCACTGGAATGGGTGCCAGTGACGTCGCGTATGCAGCGCTCTTTGGCGAGGTCTGGATGCGTGTACCGGAACCTATCCGTGTAGAGCTGAAGGGTAGCCTCAAACCCCCGGTTACCACCAAGGACCTCGTCCTCAAGATGCTTGGCGACCATGGCGCGGGCTTCGCTAACTACAAGGCTCTGGAGTTTGTAGGTGAAGCTGTAAAGACACTTAGCATAGAGGATCGCATGACCGTCGCCAATATGACTACAGAGATGGGCGCTAAGGTTGGCCTATTCCCTAGCGACGAGGTGACCATAGACTACTATCAGAGTCTCGGGAAGAGCGTCAAGAGGCTAGAACCCGCCCCAAACGCGGAATACACGGATACCCTCGAGTACGACCTCTCTAGCCTAGAGCCCATGGTCGCTGTACCTCCTCGCGTTGACAACGTAAAACCTGTAACAGAGGTCGAAGGCGTAGAAGTAGACCAGGTGTTCATCGGAAGCTGCACCAATGGCCGTCTCTCTGACCTCGAAGCCGCAGCGAGGATACTGAAGGGTAGGAAGGTACACCCAAGAGTAAGATGCATAGTAATAGCAGCGTCGCGGAAGATTTACGAAGAGGCGCTGAAGCGCGGCATAGTCGAGGTGTTAACCGAGGCGGGCTGCCTAGTCACCTGGGGTACCTGCGGCCCCTGCATCGGCGGCCACTATGGTGTACTAGGGCCAGACGAGGTAGGCGTGTTCACCAGCAATAGGAACTTCAGAGGGCGTACCGGCCACCCAACCGCTAAGACCTACCTCGCCTCGCCTTACGTCGCAGCAGCCTCAGCCATTGAGGGGAAGATTGCCGACCCACGCCGCTACCTCTAA